Proteins found in one Nerophis lumbriciformis linkage group LG27, RoL_Nlum_v2.1, whole genome shotgun sequence genomic segment:
- the foxe1 gene encoding forkhead box protein E1, which translates to MPVVKEEKDSSSAAEGALQTDEQPKGRRRKRPLQRGKPPYSYIALISMAIANSPDRKLTLGGIYKFITERFPFYRDNSRKWQNSIRHNLTLNDCFIKIPREPGRPGKGNYWALDPNAEDMFESGSFLRRRKRFKRCDLSTYTSYVHESPVFTPVQIARSAPYSNSVYPNMTVSPSYGQQLTSSYYPASSPPGFGPGQTRMFSINNLIGQGGPEVMQQPGRSFTPEGHPSGSSPCSLGPPGFQSQPCGGSAPPRSNAHPGFAYSGHPSVHQHHHAPQGPYGQAHNGMYGAAGRLPSSETADHYGRVSPVQLGSFSQYNSTGAPIANAGGYLRHPPYPGNMDRFVSAI; encoded by the coding sequence ATGCCTGTGGTCAAAGAAGAGAAAGACTCGTCCTCTGCGGCGGAGGGCGCGCTGCAAACGGATGAGCAGCCCAAAGGTCGGAGGAGGAAAAGACCCCTGCAGCGCGGGAAGCCCCCTTACAGCTACATCGCACTCATCTCCATGGCCATAGCCAACTCCCCGGACCGCAAGCTGACATTGGGCGGCATCTACAAGTTCATCACAGAGCGCTTCCCCTTCTACAGAGACAACTCCAGGAAATGGCAGAACTCCATCCGCCACAATTTGACTCTCAACGACTGCTTCATCAAGATACCTCGAGAGCCGGGGCGCCCGGGGAAGGGCAACTACTGGGCCTTGGACCCCAACGCCGAGGACATGTTTGAAAGCGGAAGTTTCCTGAGGCGCAGGAAGAGGTTCAAGCGATGTGACCTGAGCACCTACACGTCGTACGTGCACGAGAGCCCCGTGTTCACGCCGGTCCAGATTGCCAGATCGGCGCCGTATTCCAACTCGGTTTACCCCAACATGACCGTGAGTCCGTCATACGGGCAGCAGCTCACGTCCAGCTACTACCCGGCTTCATCGCCGCCCGGCTTTGGACCCGGTCAGACTCGGATGTTCAGCATCAACAACCTAATCGGACAAGGAGGCCCGGAGGTGATGCAGCAACCCGGCCGGAGCTTCACGCCAGAGGGGCACCCGAGCGGATCCAGCCCCTGCAGCCTGGGACCGCCGGGTTTTCAAAGCCAACCTTGCGGAGGCTCAGCGCCTCCCCGGTCCAACGCACACCCCGGGTTTGCATACTCTGGGCACCCCAGCGTCCACCAACACCACCACGCGCCCCAGGGACCTTACGGACAAGCCCACAACGGCATGTACGGCGCCGCAGGACGCCTGCCCTCTTCAGAGACGGCGGACCACTACGGGAGGGTTTCGCCCGTGCAGCTGGGCTCTTTCTCCCAGTACAACAGCACTGGGGCTCCTATCGCCAACGCAGGGGGTTACCTGCGACATCCCCCCTACCCTGGGAACATGGACAGGTTCGTGTCTGCTATATGA